A stretch of Chloroflexota bacterium DNA encodes these proteins:
- a CDS encoding fumarate hydratase encodes MREIDASLISETIARLCQEANYFLPEDMLQALRRANKNEQSPLGKETLGQLLENAGLAASDKLPLCQDCGTVVVFMEIGQDVHIKGDLGRAVDEGVRQGYKEGYLRSSIVQRPFSARLNTGDNTPAILHVELVPGDRVKIWVLPKGGGAENMSRLAMLEPGAGREGLIDFVLMAVEEAGSNPCPPVIVGVGIGGTSEKAMLLAKKALLRPVGQPSPDPEVAGLEKELLEKLNALGIGPEGFGGTVTALAVHVETFPTHITQLPVAVNLQCHANRCKKAEL; translated from the coding sequence ATGAGGGAGATAGACGCTTCCCTCATCTCAGAAACCATCGCCCGCCTGTGCCAGGAGGCAAACTACTTTCTGCCTGAGGACATGCTCCAGGCCCTGCGGCGGGCCAACAAGAATGAGCAGTCCCCCCTGGGGAAGGAGACGCTGGGCCAGCTCCTGGAGAACGCCGGGCTGGCCGCAAGCGATAAACTGCCCCTCTGTCAGGACTGCGGGACCGTCGTGGTCTTCATGGAAATCGGCCAGGACGTCCATATAAAGGGGGACCTGGGCCGGGCGGTGGATGAGGGGGTGAGACAGGGCTACAAAGAGGGCTATCTGCGTTCCTCCATCGTCCAGAGGCCCTTCTCCGCCCGCCTCAACACCGGGGATAACACCCCTGCCATCCTCCATGTGGAACTGGTGCCCGGGGACAGGGTCAAGATATGGGTCCTGCCCAAGGGGGGCGGGGCGGAGAACATGAGCCGGCTGGCCATGCTGGAGCCGGGGGCGGGCCGGGAGGGGCTGATAGATTTTGTCCTCATGGCGGTGGAGGAGGCGGGCTCCAACCCCTGCCCCCCCGTCATCGTGGGGGTGGGAATAGGTGGCACCTCGGAGAAGGCCATGCTCCTGGCCAAGAAGGCACTCCTCCGCCCCGTGGGCCAGCCCAGCCCCGACCCCGAGGTGGCAGGGCTGGAGAAGGAGCTTCTAGAGAAGCTCAACGCCCTGGGCATCGGGCCCGAGGGCTTCGGCGGGACGGTTACCGCCCTGGCGGTACATGTGGAGACCTTCCCCACCCACATCACCCAGCTCCCCGTGGCCGTCAACCTCCAGTGCCACGCCAACCGCTGTAAGAAGGCGGAGCTCTAG
- the sdhC gene encoding succinate dehydrogenase, cytochrome b556 subunit → MYQPRYRPALWPARYAVGAWAFSLHRIAGVTIATYGLAHIIVISFASWGGPFESIMRLFQSPPFLLAELLLMAAILFHALNGFRIILFDLGIGIERQKGLFWGLMALGVVLFAFFASGVTPYILGRPLA, encoded by the coding sequence ATGTACCAGCCCCGCTACCGCCCTGCCCTCTGGCCCGCCCGCTATGCGGTGGGGGCCTGGGCCTTCAGCCTGCACCGCATAGCCGGGGTCACCATCGCCACCTACGGCCTGGCCCATATCATAGTTATCTCTTTTGCCAGCTGGGGAGGTCCCTTTGAGTCCATCATGAGGCTCTTCCAGAGCCCCCCCTTCCTCCTGGCGGAGCTCCTGCTGATGGCCGCCATCCTCTTCCACGCCCTCAACGGCTTCCGCATCATCCTCTTTGACCTGGGGATAGGTATTGAGCGGCAGAAGGGACTCTTCTGGGGCCTCATGGCCCTCGGGGTGGTCCTCTTTGCCTTCTTTGCCTCCGGGGTGACCCCCTATATCCTGGGGAGGCCCCTGGCATGA